The genomic segment GGGAGTGGAAGGCGGTACGAGGGTGAGCTCGGGAGGGTTCGAGCTGCCCCCAGGTGACGCGGGTCACGAGGGGGAGTCCAGCGATGCCCGCCCGGGGGCGGTGTCCCTCGCCCAGCCCATGGAGATCGGTGCGGCGCTGGACTGGGACGCGGAGTCCTGGAGCGAGGTGCGCACCCGCGCCCAGCGGGCCGGGCGGGCCTACATCTGGCTCAACCTGGTCGAACAACGGCTGCGGGCGGTGGTCGCCGCGGTGCTGCGGCCCGTCTACGAGCCGGTGCACGGCGAGGACTGGGTGGTGGCCGCCGCCGGACCCGCCGGCCAGGAGTGGGTGCAGCGCGCCGTCGCGGTGCGCGAGGTCTCCCGGCGCAAGGGCTACCTCCTCGACCCGGCCGACGACAACGTCCTGAGCTTCCTCACGCTGCCGCAACTGCGCGAGCTGATGGTCCAGCACTGGCCGTGCTTCGAGCCGTACTTCGACGACCGCCGCGATGTCGAGCTGGTCCTCGACGAGCTGGAGGTCGCCCGCAACGTGGTCTCCCGCAACCGCGCGCTCAACGAGGCGGTCCTCGCCCAGGCGGAGCGGGCCTCCGCCCGGCTGCTGGAGATCCTGGGCAGCGGCGCCGCCGTCCCGTCCGCCGACCGGCTGCCCGTCGACGCCGTCGAGGAACTGGTCGGCGACCGGTACGCCGACGTGGTCTCCGTCCACGCGGACCGGGTGCGGCTGCAACGCCAGCTGCCCGCCGAGGACCTTTTCGGCGGCGCCCGGCGGCTCGACGCGATCGGCATCGGACTCAATCTGCTCGTGCAGAACTTCTCCGGCCGCCGCCTGGTCAGGCTCGCCGAGTCGGGATGCCGGGTCCGGCTGCTCTTCATCAATCCGGCGAGCAGCGCGGTGAAGCGCCGTGAGCGGGAACTGGCCCTGAAGAAGGGCGAGTTGAGCCGCACCGTCGAGATGAACATCCTCCATATGCGGCGGGTACGGTCCAAGCTCCGCGACCCCGGCGCCTTCGAGATCCACGTCTTCGACGAGACGCCGCGCTTCACCGCGTATCTGGTGGACGGCGACGGACCGGACGCGGTCGGCGTCGTCCAGCCGTATCTGCGCAGCGCCCGTGGCATGGAGTCACCCGTGCTGGTGCTGCGGGGCGGCGGCCGTGCGGTCGTCAGGTCCGGGCAGGACAGCGAGCACGGTCTGTTCGAAACGTACCGCGAGGAGTTCGAATCCGTGTGGACGGACTCCCGCCCCGTCTCCTGAGGGATTCCCGAGGGGTGTTGTCAGTGCCGCGTGGGAAGGTGGTCATCACCTGGGGGAGCACCACGAAGGAGGTACGGGATGAGCTGGCACCGGCAGGCGCTGGTCGGCTTCGACCTGGAGACGACGGGGACCGAGCCGCTGGAGGCCCGGATCGTGACCGCGGCCGTCGTCGAGGTCGCGGACAGTGCGGGGGAGCCGGTGCGGCAGCGCACCTGGCTGGCCGATCCGGGGATTCGCATCCCGGCACAGGCATCGGCGATCCACGGCATCAGCAGTGAGCGGGCGGCGGCGGAGGGGCGGCCGGTGCGCGAGGTCGCGGACGAGGTCGCGGACACGCTCGCGGGGTACTGGCGCGAGGGCGTGCCGGTCGTGGCGTACAACGCGGCCTTCGATCTGACGCTGCTGACGGCGGAGTTGCGGCGGCACGGGCTGCCGTCGCTCACCGACCGGCTGGGCGGCGCGGAGATCGGCCCGGTCGTCGACCCGTACACCATCGACCGGGCGGTGGACCGCTACCGCAAGGGCAAGCGCACCCTCGAAGCGGCCTGCGCGGAGTACGGCGTGGTGCACGGCGGCGCCCACGACGCGGGTGCGGACGCGCTGGCAGCGGTGCGCGTGGCGTACGCGATAGCCGGCCGGCACGGCTCGGTGGCCGAGCTGACCGCCGTCGAGCTGCACGAGCGTCAGATCGGGTGGTACGCCGAATGGGCGGCCGACTTCCAGCGGTTCCTGCGCCGCAAGGGGACGGCCGACGCGGTGATCGACGGCAACTGGCCGTTGCGCGCGCCGACCCCGGTGCCGCCCGTCCCACGCTGACCCGTGGGCCTCGGGTCGTGCGCGGGCGCTCGGGGGGCGGGGTCCGGTCAGAACGGGTACCAGCGGACCTCGGGATCGAGGTCAGAACGGGTACCAGCGGACCTCGGGATCGTTGTCGCGCAGCGACGCCACCCGGCGGCGGAACTCCACGAGCGCCTTCGGGTTGGCCGGGGCGTGCTGGGCCACCCAGGCACAGCTCGCGGTCTCGCGGGCGCCGCGCAGCACGGAGCAGCCGTCCCACTCGCGGACGTCCCAGCCGTAGGCCGTGGTGAACGCGTCGTACGCCGCCGCGTCGAGACCGTACCGGTCGCGGGACAGCGCGAGGACCACCAGATCGTGTTCGCGCAGATCCGACGAGAAGGTCTCCAGATCCACCAGGACCGGCCCGTCCGGCCCGACATGGACATTGCGGGGGAGCGCGTCGCCATGGATCGGACCCGGGGTCAGCCGGGGCACGAGCGCCGCCGCCGCGGCGGCGAAACCGTCGCGACGCTCACGCAGATAGTCGGCGTCGGCCGGGTCGATGACGTCCCCCGCCAGCCGCAGCCAGCGCTCCACCCCGCCCAGCAGCTCGCGGCGCGGCAGCGTGAAGCCCTCCGGGGCGGGCAGCGCGTGCACCAGGGTGAGGAGCCGCGCCACATCGAGCGGTTCGGCGGGGCGCACCGCGTCGGGAAGCCGGTGCCACACCGTCACCGGGTGGCCCGCGACCAGCCGGGCCGTCGGCTCGGCCGCGCGCACGGCGGGCACCCCGGAACCGGCGAGCCATCGGGCGACGGCGACCTCGCGCTCGGCGCGTGCGCGCAGCTCCGGGTTCCGGACGGCGTCCCGGCCGACCTTGACCACCAGGTCCCCGACCGCGAACACCGCGTTCTCACCCAGCG from the Streptomyces sp. AM 4-1-1 genome contains:
- a CDS encoding SAV2148 family HEPN domain-containing protein, which produces MSSGGFELPPGDAGHEGESSDARPGAVSLAQPMEIGAALDWDAESWSEVRTRAQRAGRAYIWLNLVEQRLRAVVAAVLRPVYEPVHGEDWVVAAAGPAGQEWVQRAVAVREVSRRKGYLLDPADDNVLSFLTLPQLRELMVQHWPCFEPYFDDRRDVELVLDELEVARNVVSRNRALNEAVLAQAERASARLLEILGSGAAVPSADRLPVDAVEELVGDRYADVVSVHADRVRLQRQLPAEDLFGGARRLDAIGIGLNLLVQNFSGRRLVRLAESGCRVRLLFINPASSAVKRRERELALKKGELSRTVEMNILHMRRVRSKLRDPGAFEIHVFDETPRFTAYLVDGDGPDAVGVVQPYLRSARGMESPVLVLRGGGRAVVRSGQDSEHGLFETYREEFESVWTDSRPVS
- a CDS encoding 3'-5' exonuclease produces the protein MSWHRQALVGFDLETTGTEPLEARIVTAAVVEVADSAGEPVRQRTWLADPGIRIPAQASAIHGISSERAAAEGRPVREVADEVADTLAGYWREGVPVVAYNAAFDLTLLTAELRRHGLPSLTDRLGGAEIGPVVDPYTIDRAVDRYRKGKRTLEAACAEYGVVHGGAHDAGADALAAVRVAYAIAGRHGSVAELTAVELHERQIGWYAEWAADFQRFLRRKGTADAVIDGNWPLRAPTPVPPVPR
- a CDS encoding aminoglycoside phosphotransferase family protein: MDEMRAREVLTAAGTSGEAELLALGENAVFAVGDLVVKVGRDAVRNPELRARAEREVAVARWLAGSGVPAVRAAEPTARLVAGHPVTVWHRLPDAVRPAEPLDVARLLTLVHALPAPEGFTLPRRELLGGVERWLRLAGDVIDPADADYLRERRDGFAAAAAALVPRLTPGPIHGDALPRNVHVGPDGPVLVDLETFSSDLREHDLVVLALSRDRYGLDAAAYDAFTTAYGWDVREWDGCSVLRGARETASCAWVAQHAPANPKALVEFRRRVASLRDNDPEVRWYPF